One window from the genome of Choloepus didactylus isolate mChoDid1 chromosome 2, mChoDid1.pri, whole genome shotgun sequence encodes:
- the LOC119517542 gene encoding ubiquitin/ISG15-conjugating enzyme E2 L6-like, whose amino-acid sequence MTASKRVAKELEDLQRSPPRYLRNLFSDDANVLVWHMLLLPDQPPYNLKAFSLCIIFPLDYPFKPPMLKFTTKIYHPNVDENGQVCLPIISNQNWKPCTKTCQVLEALNGLVNKPELGQPLRVELADLLTQNPELFKKNAEEFTRQFGLDRPS is encoded by the coding sequence ATGACGGCGAGCAAGCGGGTGGCGAAGGAGCTGGAGGATCTTCAGAGGTCACCTCCCCGGTATCTGCGGAACCTGTTCAGCGACGACGCCAACGTCTTGGTGTGGCACATGCTTCTCCTGCCTGACCAACCTCCCTACAACCTTAAGGCCTTCAGCCTGTGCATCATCTTCCCTCTGGATTATCCATTCAAGCCCCCCATGTTGAAATTCACAACCAAGATCTACCACCCCAATGTGGATGAGAATGGACAGGTGTGCCTGCCCATCATCAGCAACCAGAACTGGAAGCCTTGCACCAAGACCTGCCAAGTCTTGGAGGCCCTCAACGGGCTGGTGAATAAACCGGAGCTGGGGCAGCCCCTGCGGGTGGAACTTGCTGATCTGCTGACACAAAACCCGGAGCTATTCAAGAAGAATGCTGAAGAGTTCACCCGCCAGTTTGGACTGGACCGGCCCTCCTAA